One Malassezia restricta chromosome III, complete sequence DNA segment encodes these proteins:
- a CDS encoding carnosine N-methyltransferase, which produces MSVDTDERDHFQAVLRAWDDYLPYSLHRNNERRSSLYAQPHEHQAMLSRLSTPVPGPPGTPGAYAGFRDKLNEMDDRIRRNADVLSSMAQFCHSFLGIMNTEPSMPPRTEQPTRSVSDRDQDRVRTVLKQMVRDWSQEGAEERKLAYDPIIEAVVSRVPRNRRVLVPGSGLGRLAFELTQRGYACQGNEFSYFMLIPAHFILNCTERIHQHALFPFVHSASNWRSASDMLRCIHVPDVLPSSLPEEADFSMVAGEFVEVYAKPEEHGAWDVVTTCYFMDTAKNVLRYLEVINAVLPIGGLWINVGPLLWHFEHDTEPSLELTLEELLALAVECGFEVEERRTLAPQTYTGAPLSMLSHHYVPEFWVCKKVRHHPMAPSI; this is translated from the coding sequence ATGTCCGtcgacacggacgagcgTGACCATTTCcaggccgtgctgcgcgcgtGGGATGACTACTTGCCGTACTCACTTCACCGGAACAATGAACGGCGTTCTTCGCTGTATGCACAGCCGCACGAACACCAGGCTATGCTCAGCCGCCTATCCACACCTGTGCCTGGACCGCCTGGCACGCCTGGCGCCTATGCAGGGTTTCGAGACAAGCTGAATGAGATGGATGATCGGATTCGACGAAACGCCGACGTATTGTCTTCTATGGCACAATTCTGTCATTCCTTCTTGGGAATCATGAACACGGAGCCAAGTATGCCTCCGCGCACGGAGCAGCCAACGCGCTCTGTATCGGACCGTGACCAAGATCGTGTGCGCACTGTGCTCAAACAAATGGTACGCGACTGGAGCCAGGAGGGTGCAGAAGAGCGCAAGCTGGCGTACGATCCCATTATTGAAGCCGTCGTATCCCGCGTGCCGCGAAACAGACGCGTTTTGGTGCCTGGTTCGGGGCTGGGGCGCCTGGCCTTTGAATTGACTCAACGTGGCTACGCGTGTCAAGGCAACGAATTTAGTTATTTTATGCTGATTCCTGCGCACTTTATCCTGAATTGCACGGAACGCATTCATCAGCATGCACTCTTCCCTTTTGTTCATTCAGCGAGTAActggcgctcggcgagtGATATGCTGCGCTGTATCCACGTGCCTGATGTGCTTCCATCGAGTCTGCCAGAAGAGGCTGATTTTAGTATGGTGGCCGGCGAGTTCGTGGAAGTATATGCGAAGCCTGAAgagcatggcgcatggGACGTCGTAACAACATGCTACTTTATGGATACAGCCAAGAACGTGTTGAGGTACCTCGAAGTGATCAATGCCGTGCTGCCTATAGGAGGCTTGTGGATCAATGTGGGACCATTGCTGTGGCATTTCGAACACGATACGGAACCGAGTCTGGAATTGACGTTAGAAGAGCTACTCGCTCTGGCAGTCGAGTGCGGCTTTGAGGTGGAAGAGCGCCGCACACTCGCACCGCAAACCTACACGGGTGCGCCCCTTTCCATGTTATCTCACCACTATGTCCCCGAATTCTGGGTTTGCAAAAAAGTACGGCACCATCCTATGGCGCCTAGCATATAG
- a CDS encoding xeroderma pigmentosum group C-complementing protein, which yields MARASARDEAGDAMNVTMSEEEDMEEVEMEDVGMDEVDIEPHAYADLYHEHTPGPHEPKNAIEITLSKPKETPKRKAPIATPQDRKNRVLIHQIHVVTILAAARLRNQWCNDLSLRNTLQDMVPDILLRKLQAIQPRHEPERRQRVRMFEAFMTDLIHWWHGRFHVHTRVATAAAWRQPSIDTFQPVRIPPNTWVDGWIVESPSQRMQRHKQEARHKLHPATEVSIFPPGAETSTPTYLCLLPPPEICASPTDLVAAAHAQLGSRETKAILFCALCRSLGVPARLVVSPQVSSYTFSQSRPKSIPAAAEEEEEEEEETLYIEPLDEKAPPTVWVEVYSKPYQHWLTVDPVRGFLKATGLRNMEPHASQRQNKLVYVVAFEEDGYARDVTARYTRQLHTRVARMRPSGRHTDWWARVVRALHRPQKLDRDAVEDVELQDQARREPMPTSAGAFKDHPVYVLERHLHRDQVIHPLHRVGTFQGQPVYLRAHVVQLRSARQWYNVGRDVKPGEEPLKWTKQRSYTTTGKRLEEQVRATTGEDAMEGLFAEFQTRLYTPPPVVDGHVPRNAFGNVDLFVPTMLPAGGTHVAHHLAARAAKQLNVSFADAVVGFEFRRFRSLPKLNGIVVPTASASLVWDAIRQLEAHEVQNERAKVQKRAWKNWDKLITALLVSRRVQDEYKSVLTVPEPQPEQAPLEESGTRQLRDVPELEPEPGPEPESKPAPSVPEPRAPHPSGPIVSLDEMIAAESPPPTPPRRRIVLVRRHSPPRRRQSSRQRNHARPSYAEDDD from the coding sequence ATGGCGAGGGCTTCAGCGAGGGATGAAGCGGGAGACGCGATGAACGTGACCATGtcggaagaagaagacaTGGAAGAGGTTGAAATGGAGGACGTCGGTATGGACGAGGTAGATATCGAACCGCACGCGTATGCCGACTTGTACCACGAACATACACCCGGGCCCCATGAACCGAAGAATGCCATTGAAATTACACTTTCCAAACCTAAAGAGACGCCGAAACGCAAAGCACCAATCGCTACTCCTCAAGATCGAAAGAATCGAGTGCTTATCCATCAGATCCATGTGGTAACTATACTCGCAGCGGCGCGACTTCGAAATCAGTGGTGCAACGACCTTTCATTGCGCAATACGCTGCAAGATATGGTGCCAGACATACTGCTGCGGAAACTGCAGGCCATACAGCCTCGACATGAACCAGAACGCCGTCAGCGTGTGCGTATGTTCGAAGCCTTTATGACAGATCTGATTCACTGGTGGCACGGCCGTTTTCATGTCCATACCCGTGTGGCTACAGCGGCAGCTTGGCGACAGCCTAGTATTGATACGTTTCAGCCTGTAAGAATACCGCCGAACACATGGGTCGACGGATGGATCGTTGAGTCTCCTTCACAGCGTatgcagcggcacaagCAAGAAGCACGGCATAAGCTGCATCCAGCGACGGAGGTGTCCATCTTCCCGCCAGGTGCTGAGACTTCCACGCCGACGTATCTTTGCCTACTTCCGCCACCAGAAATTTGTGCGTCTCCTACGGATCTTGTCGCGGCTGCGCATGCCCAGCTAGGGTCGCGCGAGACTAAAGCCATCCTGTTTTGTGCATTGTGCCGCTCCTTGGGCGTTCCTGCTCGATTGGTCGTAAGTCCTCAAGTTAGCTCCTACACATTTTCGCAATCACGTCCTAAGTCCAtacctgctgctgctgaagaagaagaagaagaagaagaagagacGCTATATATCGAGCCTTTGGACGAAAAAGCGCCGCCCACCGTCTGGGTCGAGGTATACAGCAAGCCGTACCAGCACTGGCTCACGGTAGATCCCGTGCGTGGCTTTTTAAAGGCTACAGGTCTGCGTAATATGGAGCCCCATGCATCGCAACGTCAAAACAAGCTGGTTTACGTCGTTGCTTTCGAGGAAGATGGATATGCTCGCGACGTGACAGCCCGGTACACGCGCCAATTGCATACCCGTGTCGCGCGAATGCGTCCTTCTGGACGACACACAGACTGGTGGGCCAGGGTTGTCAGGGCCCTTCATCGGCCCCAAAAACTTGACCGTGATGCTGTGGAAGACGTGGAATTGCAAGAccaggcgcgtcgtgagccTATGCCTACCAGTGCAGGCGCTTTTAAAGATCACCCAGTGTACGTTCTTGAGCGCCATTTGCACCGCGACCAGGTGATTCATCCGCTGCATCGTGTGGGTACATTCCAGGGGCAGCCTGTATATCTGCGTGCTCATGTGGTTCAGCTTCGATCCGCTCGGCAATGGTACAATGTAGGCCGTGACGTCAAGCCGGGTGAAGAGCCGTTAAAATGGACGAAGCAACGATCTTACACGACCACGGGAAAGCGTCTGGAAGAGCAGGTGCGGGCAACGACGGGCGAGGATGCGATGGAAGGTTTGTTTGCCGAGTTCCAGACGCGCCTGTATACGCCGCCACCTGTCGTGGATGGCCATGTGCCTCGAAATGCGTTTGGTAATGTCGACTTGTTTGTTCCTACCATGTTGCCGGCAGGTGGCACACATGTGGCGCATCATTTagcagcacgagcggccAAGCAACTGAATGTAAGTTTTGCGGATGCTGTTGTGGGCTTTGAATTTCGTCGCTTTCGCAGCTTGCCTAAACTCAATGGTATTGTCGTACCCACTGCCTCGGCGTCCTTGGTCTGGGACGCTATTCGGCAGCTGGAAGCTCATGAAGTCCAGAATGAGCGTGCCAAAGTACAGAAACGGGCATGGAAAAACTGGGACAAGCTTATCACGGCACTATTGGTGTCACGGCGTGTGCAAGATGAATACAAAAGTGTGCTTACTGTACCGGAGCCTCAGCCAGAGCAGGCACCGCTGGAAGAGAGTGGGACACGGCAGCTACGGGATGTACCTGAGCTCGAGCCTGAGCCTGGACCTGAACCTGAGTCCAAACCTGCCCCTTCAGTACCCGAGCCGCGCGCCCCTCATCCTTCTGGCCCTATCGTATCATTGGACGAGATGATCGCCGCCGAGTCGCCGCCACCTACGCCACCTCGACGGCGCATTGTCCTCGTTCGCCGACATTCGCCACCTCGACGGCGGCAAAGCAGTCGGCAACGGAATCATGCACGGCCGTCGTATGCCGAAGACGATGACTAG
- a CDS encoding cytomegalovirus gH-receptor family protein, whose protein sequence is MQWAWVLHFLHIHTSCMPRQPGEMEAPTKRLDGVLNPAHHHEEDVWEDEEDEAHSTFETPVVAEFPRKEEIRRPQDVSPRPGSRRLSERFTERRKSSLRESDSTHLRHAHLSSTPSTPIRRTTKLHAPNAVSDSWCGRACHTVLTVLGLSAPFDAGDYVYTVSSGTESHSSTLWDHLMDEVLLTSNETTQELRWERVSNFMAMPAWIEQMMWIGTLVSLNAFLYMVTILPLRFGMAWIRWARNTWTWLRSNKKQFLTISNKCDILKGLLVWQTCYILSHVADASKMYHSVRGQDVLKLSVIFSVLEISDRLCSSFGQDVLDTLLSRYTLGRRADGSHAYLRIAGYYALCLAYMIFHTFVLLYQLVTLNVAINSYDNELLTLLLSNQFVEIKTTVFKRFEKETLFQLACADVVERFQLGVTLGTIGLRNLMELSGASAMGGTGALGPLPTSFEVYPYVNVLFRTLNPVLTVLISEVLVDWLKHAFIAKQNHIRPAVYGRFVDVLCRDILPPQSSVAMDGYTQRQSSFVDQSPLVIRRLGLAVLPLVCVLIRMASQVVYMFLPKERTSFEYVIQTTAVFFSTLAVWLSLIVFKLLLGSYLVSYAKQRYASWHEREKEEQRNAKGRPPIGEMPITMAHNAQIPEMVDKREDNAASVGLYGQQSPSIRAPGKKQDMSLLDVQRFSFAGNRLW, encoded by the coding sequence ATGCAATGGGCGTGGGTGTTGCATTTCCTCCACATCCACACATCTTGTATGCCACGGCAGCCCGGCGAAATGGAagcgccgacgaagcgGTTGGATGGCGTACTCaatccagcgcatcatcatGAAGAAGATGTATGggaggacgaggaagatGAAGCTCATTCTACATTCGAGACGCCTGTGGTCGCAGAATTCCCGCGAAAGGAGGAGATCCGGCGGCCGCAAGATGTGTCGCCCCGACCAGGATCGCGGCGTTTGTCAGAACGATTCACAGAGCGACGAAAAAGCTCTTTGCGTGAATCAGATTCTACGCATCTACGTCATGCGCATTTGTcatcgacgccatcgacgccgaTTCGTCGCACCACCAAGCTACATGCGCCCAACGCTGTGTCGGACTCGTGGTGCGGTCGGGCGTGCCATACCGTGCTGACGGTGCTCGGCCTATCTGCGCCTTTCGATGCTGGGGACTATGTATATACGGTGTCTAGCGGTACCGAATCGCACTCCTCTACGTTATGGGACCACCTCATGGACGAGGTACTACTCACCAGCAACGAGACGACGCAAGAGCTTCGGTGGGAACGCGTGTCCAATTTCATGGCGATGCCCGCGTGGATTGAGCAAATGATGTGGATCGGGACGCTGGTGAGCCTGAATGCCTTCTTGTACATGGTAACCATCCTTCCCTTGCGTTTCGGTATGGCATGGATTCGCTGGGCACGTAATACATGGACATGGCTGCGATCGAACAAGAAGCAGTTTCTCACCATCTCGAACAAGTGCGATATTCTCAAGGGCCTGCTCGTTTGGCAGACCTGCTACATTTTATCCCACGTGGCCGATGCCAGTAAGATGTACCACAGCGTGCGGGGTCAGGATGTGCTCAAGCTCTCAGTGATTTTCAGTGTGCTGGAAATTAGCGACAGGCTCTGTAGCTCGTTTGGCCAGGACGTGTTGGATACGCTCTTATCGCGCTACACATTGGGTCGGCGTGCGGACGGATCGCACGCATACCTCCGAATTGCGGGCTACTATGCTCTGTGTCTGGCGTACATGATCTTTCACACATTCGTCCTACTATACCAACTCGTTACATTGAATGTCGCCATCAACAGCTACGACAACGAGCTGCTTACTCTGCTGTTATCGAATCAATTTGTCGAAATCAAAACCACCGTGTTCAAGCGCTTTGAAAAGGAGACGCTTTTCCAGCTGGCATGTGCGGATGTCGTGGAGCGCTTCCAGCTTGGCGTGACTCTTGGCACGATTGGTCTCCGCAATCTGATGGAGTTGTCAGGCGCAAGCGCGATGGGCGGAACGGGAGCGCTTGGCCCCTTGCCGACGAGCTTTGAAGTATACCCCTACGTCAACGTGCTCTTCCGCACGCTCAATCCCGTGTTGACCGTCTTGATCAGCGAGGTGCTGGTCGACTGGCTCAAACATGCATTTATCGCCAAGCAAAATCACATCCGCCCAGCTGTGTATGGGCGCTTTGTTGATGTGCTATGCCGCGATATCCTACCACCGCAATCGTCCGTCGCGATGGATGGATACACGCAGCGGCAGTCGTCCTTCGTGGATCAAAGTCCCCTAGTCATTCGTCGCCTCGGTCTCGCTGTACTACCGCTGGTATGTGTACTCATTCGCATGGCGAGTCAGGTCGTGTACATGTTCCTGCCTAAGGAACGTACGTCATTCGAGTATGTGATCCAGACGACCGCTGTATTCTTCAGCACACTGGCTGTATGGCTCAGTCTCATTGTGTTCAAGCTGCTCCTCGGCTCCTACCTCGTCTCGTACGCCAAGCAACGGTACGCTTCCTGGCACGAACGGGAGAAAGAAGAGCAGCGCAATGCCAAAGGCCGGCCGCCTATCGGGGAAATGCCCATCACCATGGCCCATAATGCTCAAATTCCCGAGATGGTTGACAAGCGCGAAGACAACGCCGCCTCAGTGGGTCTGTATGGTCAGCAGTCGCCATCCATTCGTGCACCGGGCAAGAAGCAGGAcatgtcgctgctggatgtTCAGCGATTTTCGTTCGCAGGGAATCGACTATGGTAG
- a CDS encoding CTD kinase subunit alpha: protein MRQENARGRGAHAPGQRPYQRRHENSWRSNSRYAHPRPPPEAETHPRYNSHHRSFSPSQSSTSGRWWHRYPHGRSDEPDRKRRRDNTPPPPRQAPSTRFDRSKPPLRDENRHLARRQNHDLSAQGHFDRSRHTPTSRWQSGNNEAPPQQHETTPDAQEAKPPPPPPGPPPMKPKPSRLERAPSDTTSSLVDAYEIVAQVGEGTYGQVYKASAGSSSRLVALKKIRMDNAREGFPVTSMREMKLLQALRHENVIRLHETMTSRTGSVYMVFEYMEHDLNGLLVHPEVSFTHAHIKSLAQQLLRGLAYLHYRAVLHRDLKGSNLLLNRQGILKIADFGLARTYYKRKKGDYTNRVVTLWYRPPELLLGATQYGAEVDAWGAGCLFLELFQRRAVFQGRDEIHQLQVMTRVLGPLSPEAWPDVQYMPWYELMRLEHKNDASKDTQSSSTVGTFHSDFGGLLTEGAMSLAEGLLAYDPRRRLSMCEALQCPYFTSEAPAPEPPAELLSSLDGEWHELQSKLALRHAQHQASKQVP from the coding sequence ATGCGGCAGGAAAATGCGCGCGGGCGCGGAGCACATGCGCCTGGCCAGCGCCCGTACCAGCGTCGCCATGAGAATTCATGGCGTAGTAACTCCCGATATGCCCATCCACGACCGCCTCCTGAGGCGGAAACGCACCCACGTTACAACAGCCACCATCGGTCATTCTCTCCGTCGCAGAGTAGCACCAGCGGCAGGTGGTGGCATCGATACCCACATGGACGCTCAGACGAACCAGATCGAAAGCGTCGACGCGATAATacgccgcctcctcctcgaCAGGCACCCTCTACTCGCTTCGACCGCTCAAAACCGCCACTTCGCGACGAGAATCGTCACTTGGCTCGCAGACAAAATCATGACTTGTCCGCGCAAGGACACTTTGATCGATCACGGCATACGCCTACTTCTAGGTGGCAATCAGGAAATAATGAGGCGCCACCTCAGCAGCATGAAACAACACCGGATGCTCAGGAAGCGAAACCGCCTCCTCCGCCTCCAGGTCCGCCGCCGATGAAACCCAAGCCCAGTCGCCTCGAACGTGCTCCTTCAGACACCACGTCTTCTCTTGTTGATGCCTACGAAATTGTTGCGCAGGTAGGCGAGGGCACGTATGGCCAGGTCTACAAGGCAAGTGCTGGCTCATCGAGCCGATTGGTGGCCCTAAAAAAGATCAGAATGGACAACGCTAGAGAAGGTTTCCCTGTCACATCTATGCGTGAGATGAAATTGCTTCAGGCGCTACGCCATGAAAACGTGATTCGTTTGCACGAGACTATGACGAGCCGCACGGGATCTGTATACATGGTGTTTGAGTACATGGAGCATGATTTGAATGGCTTACTCGTGCATCCGGAAGTGTCTTTTACGCACGCGCATATCAAGTCTCtagcgcagcagctgcttcgtGGCTTGGCTTACCTGCACTATCGAGCTGTACTACACCGTGATCTTAAAGGATCAAACTTGCTGCTGAACCGGCAAGGCATACTCAAAATTGCCGACTTTGGTCTTGCACGAACGTACTACAAGCGCAAGAAGGGTGATTATACGAACCGTGTTGTGACGCTGTGGTATCGGCCACCAGAGCTGCTTCTTGGCGCTACGCAATACGGCGCGGAAGTCGATGCATGGGGCGCGGGCTGCCTCTTTCTCGAGCTTTTTCAGCGTCGTGCAGTATTCCAGGGTCGTGATGAAATTCACCAGTTGCAGGTCATGACGCGAGTGCTCGGTCCACTATCGCCTGAGGCGTGGCCCGACGTCCAATATATGCCGTGGTACGAGCTCATGCGACTCGAACACAAGAACGATGCCTCGAAAGATACCCAAAGCTCCTCTACTGTGGGAACGTTTCACAGCGACTTTGGCGGTTTGCTCACGGAGGGAGCGATGTCGTTAGCGGAAGGACTTCTTGCGTACGACCCTCGGCGGCGTCTGAGCATGTGCGAAGCACTCCAATGCCCCTATTtcacgagcgaggcaccAGCGCCTGAGCCACCCGCCGAGCTTCTATCTTCTCTCGACGGCGAATGGCATGAACTGCAATCCAAgcttgcgctgcgccacgcccaACACCAGGCCTCCAAGCAGGTTCCTTAG
- a CDS encoding fungal Zn(2)-Cys(6) binuclear cluster domain protein encodes MEELDFLDSQKLQAHSMTSTSTDSDAATQPPPRKRTKAHSCNSCRRRKLKCDRGWPCGACRDRNEAHLCTWQEGVVPERVGRDAPDNMMLIQRMASLESKFDALLDKIDRMGDSKSGKELSTVQSETHNLEEMQSNSISDASFMLSMFLQPTDLAQRRRVLSRMLLNTPNIKLLASILDSFNGQMHWISCIVDKKCVEAYLNDVVLLQNEVMHKKDFVEKLNKDELTRYIYSVSSCLAICSLSLVISRDTKLDILRNDKDSLPLFQRYIRESLIGLSSLPVLDEPNINFVIIMVTLVCCLGFSRSPGMASCLIGHAVQVAFLLDMDVEPPPDMPFEEASRSVQVYCVLCTQDWFATMTIKRYPLIPFDKERFPSIFGTTEQRSKYLTPYQQLKFKLAHLYCRSSPLMMPRAENYAYICQLHDEAMEILSVLPSMWPSTSDHAVNMFESSENLHRMIGLGAVHYLLLRIHLPFYMRGWNDSNYVTSRETCYSSARNLLHLFRQAFSWKVGKSQNGDPSETLVPDDVSVPARMWYFSHWCTAAALLLLKHLAMLHERSGQQSWDHERECIVVDLCIMSRLFQYLSSISSFAREGYDAMQRVASHALHNDHEAKPLSGENCVTHWADRIMPSRTGSPSFEPMSVLSTLSKRNEFKYIPDKGQERPASNSGSSDSSLSSAVYPPTQSPGFSTPSKSVSDSTSPSVSDEELDTFWAKFVGSTSKQGSMINPLSLDMNASSGLPEPSAFLMQSHHSAPVRVDPDMALMFQQEFTESDPLHLNSSTITPFTDDFLRSMDLSFALDPSPATVPIPQT; translated from the coding sequence ATGGAAGAACTGGACTTTCTTGATTCTCAAAAGCTTCAAGCGCATTCTATGACGAGTACATCGACGGACTCGGACGCCGCCACTCAACCGCCACCGCGTAAGAGAACCAAGGCGCATAGCTGCAATTCCTGCCGCCGAAGAAAACTCAAATGCGATCGTGGGTGGCCTTGTGGTGCGTGCAGAGACAGAAATGAAGCGCACCTGTGCACATGGCAAGAAGGTGTCGTGCCAGAGCGTGTTGGGCGGGATGCACCCGACAACATGATGCTGATTcagcgcatggcatcgctTGAATCCAAATTCGATGCTCTTTTGGACAAGATCGATCGAATGGGAGACAGTAAGTCTGGCAAAGAATTGAGTACTGTACAGAGCGAGACGCATAATTTGGAAGAGATGCAGTCGAATAGCATCTCCGACGCATCCTTCATGCTCAGCATGTTTCTACAACCGACCGATTTGGCAcagcgcaggcgcgtcCTATCAAGAATGTTGCTAAATACTCCCAACATTAAGCTTTTGGCCTCAATTCTCGACTCGTTCAATGGGCAAATGCACTGGATCAGTTGTATTGTGGACAAAAAATGTGTCGAGGCCTACCTGAACGATGTTGTGCTTCTCCAAAATGAGGTGATGCACAAGAAAGATTTTGTGGAAAAGCTCAATAAAGATGAACTTACGCGATACATATATTCAGTGTCGTCCTGTTTGGCCATTTGCTCCCTTTCGCTAGTCATTTCGCGAGACACGAAACTAGACATTCTGCGCAATGACAAAGATTCGCTCCCCTTGTTTCAGCGCTACATTCGTGAGTCTCTTATTGGCCTTTCGTCATTAcccgtgctggacgagccCAATATCAACTTTGTCATCATCATGGTCACCCTGGTGTGCTGTTTGGGCTTTTCCCGGTCGCCAGGCATGGCCAGTTGTTTGATTGGACACGCGGTTCAAGTGGCATTTTTACTCGACATGGATGTAGAGCCGCCTCCCGACATGCCATTTGAAGAGGCTTCGAGGAGTGTGCAGGTATACTGCGTCCTTTGTACGCAAGACTGGTTCGCGACCATGACAATCAAGCGGTACCCGCTGATTCCCTTCGACAAGGAACGTTTTCCCTCCATCTTTGGTACCACAGAACAGCGATCTAAGTATTTGACACCATACCAGCAACTCAAGTTCAAACTGGCGCACTTGTACTGCCGTTCATCGCCACTCATGATGCCAAGGGCAGAGAATTACGCCTACATTTgccagctgcacgatgAGGCCATGGAAATTTTGTCGGTGCTGCCCAGCATGTGGCCCTCTACAAGTGATCATGCCGTGAATATGTTCGAGTCGTCCGAGAACTTGCATCGCATGATCGGGTTAGGTGCTGTGCATTACCTCTTACTGCGCATTCACCTGCCTTTTTACATGCGTGGCTGGAATGATTCGAACTACGTCACGTCGCGTGAGACGTGTTACAGTAGTGCCCGGAATCTGCTGCACTTATTCCGTCAAGCGTTCAGCTGGAAAGTCGGCAAGTCACAGAATGGCGATCCATCCGAGACGCTTGTCCCTGACGATGTTTCTGTGCCAGCGCGCATGTGGTACTTTAGTCACTGGTGCACAGCTGCCGCACTTCTACTGTTGAAACATCTGGCCATGCTACATGAGCGCAGTGGTCAGCAGAGTTGGGATCATGAGCGCGAGTGTATCGTGGTGGATCTGTGCATCATGAGCCGCCTTTTTCAATATCTTTCGTCTATATCGAGTTTTGCTCGAGAAGGCTACGATGCCATGCAACGTGTagcgtcgcatgcgctccacAATGATCATGAGGCCAAACCTTTATCAGGCGAGAATTGTGTTACGCACTGGGCAGATCGTATCATGCCCAGCAGGACGGGCTCGCCTTCCTTCGAACCCATGTCGGTTCTAAGCACACTGTCTAAGCGCAACGAGTTCAAGTACATTCCTGATAAGGGCCAAGAAAGGCCGGCTTCCAACAGCGGCTCAAGCGATTCCTCGCTCAGCTCTGCGGTTTATCCTCCCACTCAAAGTCCTGGCTTCTCCACGCCCTCCAAGTCGGTGTCCGATtccacgtcgccgtccGTGTCTGATGAAGAGCTCGACACGTTTTGGGCGAAGTTTGTGGGGTCTACGTCCAAGCAGGGATCGATGATCAACCCTCTATCCTTGGATATGAATGCTTCATCCGGATTGCCCGAGCCGTCTGCATTCTTGATGCAGTCCCATCATTCAGCCCCTGTGCGCGTGGATCCTGATATGGCCCTTATGTTCCAGCAGGAATTTACCGAGTCTGACCCTTTGCACCTAAATTCGAGTACAATTACGCCATTCACGGACGACTTCTTGCGCTCCATGGATCTTTCTTTCGCTCTGGACCCAAGTCCTGCCACGGTACCTATTCCCCAGACATGA